A single genomic interval of Nostoc commune NIES-4072 harbors:
- a CDS encoding choice-of-anchor tandem repeat GloVer-containing protein, whose product MNLYKQRQSKNSVLILTSLAVLASPLVLPLPQASAQTLTTVVNFNGTNGAAPRAGVFAGKDGNLYGTTSAGGSQDRGTAFKLTGTNFSTLTTLVNFTGTNGTNPVARLFQASDDNLYGATFTGGTNNLGTLFKLQKPNFTNLTTLLNFNGTNGANPAGRLISGSDGSLVGITSAGGVNSKGTVFKIPLTGGVPTILVNFNGTNGATPLARLQLGSDGNYYGSASAGGATNDGVVYKLTPAGAITSYNFSGANGRNPRSALIEDGGFLYGTTFLGGASNRGAIFRFPLGGGTPVLVASFNGTNGANPTAALTKGSDGNFYGTTSTGGANNKGGIYRLTPGGTLTLLFSFNGTNGATPESTLIQLANGAFYGTTSAEGASGQGTVFKFTP is encoded by the coding sequence ATGAACCTGTACAAACAACGTCAAAGCAAAAATAGCGTATTGATTTTGACTTCTCTGGCTGTGTTGGCGTCTCCATTAGTATTGCCCTTACCACAAGCCTCTGCACAAACATTAACGACCGTCGTAAATTTTAACGGTACTAATGGAGCGGCCCCAAGAGCAGGTGTGTTTGCAGGGAAAGATGGCAATCTTTATGGAACCACTTCCGCAGGTGGTTCGCAAGATAGAGGAACAGCATTCAAATTAACTGGTACTAATTTTAGTACTCTGACCACACTAGTTAACTTCACTGGAACCAATGGAACTAACCCAGTTGCTAGATTATTCCAGGCAAGTGATGACAATCTATATGGTGCAACCTTTACAGGTGGTACAAATAACCTCGGTACATTGTTTAAGTTGCAAAAACCGAATTTTACAAACTTGACAACTCTTTTAAATTTCAATGGCACTAATGGAGCCAACCCAGCAGGTCGATTGATTTCAGGTAGCGATGGCAGCTTGGTGGGGATAACTTCTGCTGGTGGGGTCAACAGCAAAGGAACTGTATTCAAGATTCCTCTGACTGGTGGTGTCCCTACTATCTTAGTTAACTTCAACGGTACTAATGGAGCAACTCCATTAGCAAGGTTGCAATTAGGTAGTGACGGAAACTACTATGGCAGCGCCTCAGCAGGTGGAGCAACTAATGATGGTGTGGTATACAAGTTAACTCCCGCAGGAGCAATAACTTCATATAACTTTAGTGGCGCTAATGGGCGAAATCCCCGGTCTGCATTAATTGAAGATGGTGGATTTCTTTATGGCACAACTTTTCTGGGTGGAGCCAGTAATCGAGGAGCTATATTTAGGTTTCCGCTCGGTGGCGGTACACCAGTTTTAGTTGCCAGTTTCAATGGTACCAATGGGGCCAACCCCACAGCTGCACTCACAAAAGGAAGCGACGGTAACTTTTACGGTACGACTTCTACAGGTGGTGCAAATAATAAAGGAGGCATCTATCGGTTGACACCTGGAGGAACCCTCACTTTGTTGTTTAGTTTTAATGGCACGAATGGGGCAACGCCAGAGTCCACCCTAATTCAACTTGCTAATGGTGCATTTTATGGTACTACCTCTGCTGAAGGCGCTTCTGGACAAGGAACTGTGTTTAAATTTACACCATAG
- the argC gene encoding N-acetyl-gamma-glutamyl-phosphate reductase, whose amino-acid sequence MAKPKIFIDGESGTTGLHIYSRLNQRDDIELVSIEASKRRDATERAKLINAVDVVILCLPDDAAREAVSLVSSTTVKILDASSAHRTANNWVYGFPELNPGQREKIASAQFVSNPGCYPTGFLACIRPLIAKGILKSNFPITVNAVSGYSGGGKNLIKQYHTFHEQEAGGESLYPYGIYGLQFGHKHVKEMHYYSELASPPLFVPAVGDFERGMLVQIPLPLGILDNPPSGEVIHQAIVNYYQSEKFVQVAPYQDSTLLRDGIFLDAMSTTGYAYAMNGTNTVQVFVFANDTTKEALLVARLDNLGKGASGAAIQNLNIMLGFPEELGLL is encoded by the coding sequence ATTGCTAAACCTAAGATTTTTATTGATGGGGAATCAGGAACCACTGGCTTACATATTTACTCACGCCTCAATCAACGGGATGATATCGAGTTAGTTAGCATTGAGGCATCTAAACGTAGGGATGCAACTGAGCGAGCTAAATTAATTAATGCCGTTGATGTTGTCATTCTCTGCCTACCTGATGATGCAGCCCGCGAAGCTGTTAGCTTAGTAAGTAGTACTACGGTTAAAATCCTTGATGCTAGTAGTGCCCATCGCACAGCTAATAACTGGGTATATGGTTTTCCTGAACTCAATCCAGGACAGCGAGAGAAAATCGCCAGCGCTCAGTTTGTCAGCAATCCAGGCTGTTATCCTACAGGATTTTTAGCCTGTATCCGTCCGTTGATTGCTAAAGGAATTTTAAAGAGCAATTTTCCCATCACCGTCAATGCAGTGTCAGGTTACTCTGGTGGCGGAAAGAATCTGATTAAGCAATACCATACCTTCCATGAACAGGAGGCTGGAGGAGAGTCGCTCTATCCTTATGGTATCTACGGTTTGCAGTTTGGACATAAGCATGTCAAGGAAATGCATTATTATTCAGAGTTAGCATCGCCGCCGCTATTCGTACCAGCAGTAGGGGATTTTGAGCGAGGGATGCTGGTTCAGATACCTTTGCCGTTAGGAATTTTGGATAATCCACCATCAGGTGAGGTTATTCATCAAGCAATTGTTAACTACTACCAAAGTGAAAAATTTGTCCAGGTTGCTCCATACCAAGATTCTACACTGCTGCGAGACGGAATATTTTTGGATGCGATGTCTACGACGGGCTACGCCTACGCAATGAACGGCACTAATACTGTTCAGGTATTTGTATTCGCCAATGACACTACCAAAGAAGCATTGCTAGTTGCTCGTCTCGATAATTTGGGCAAAGGTGCATCGGGAGCCGCAATCCAAAACTTAAACATCATGCTAGGCTTTCCAGAAGAGTTAGGATTGTTATAA
- a CDS encoding DUF1350 family protein encodes MVNTNLKLRFKPVSHSWVALHPQPKGVIQFIAGAFFGTFGPMIFYRYLLQCLYEQGYTIILLPFNFTFNHYVEAGFLMREQYEILPELVRMASVEGYDYEAYLDDKNFSWIGHSLGCKYISLLEGFTALPPEPQDREKFIRNLLSYTSDESQIESVIADINLLFEELKQKIVEDRKLIYSYVNREIKINSVFIKGQASVLLAPAIADTGSAIRPQFLANLIDNLGWGVKPTVEETQNLIKDSGLFNIMGLVCFQSDNIAKVTCEWFTNILKKPPQKFVQTVKGGHLKPLGIQLGKVVINLFNRPFIESVEERNRGFESHVIQLIEELKKNK; translated from the coding sequence ATGGTAAATACAAATTTAAAACTAAGATTTAAACCCGTTTCTCACAGTTGGGTTGCTCTGCATCCACAACCTAAAGGAGTAATTCAATTTATTGCAGGGGCTTTCTTTGGTACATTTGGCCCCATGATTTTTTATCGCTATCTGCTGCAATGCCTATATGAGCAGGGATATACAATTATTCTTTTGCCGTTTAATTTTACTTTTAATCATTATGTAGAAGCTGGTTTCCTCATGAGAGAGCAGTATGAAATTCTGCCAGAGCTTGTGAGGATGGCAAGCGTTGAAGGATATGATTATGAAGCTTATCTAGATGATAAAAACTTTTCTTGGATTGGACATAGCCTTGGCTGTAAATATATCTCCCTGTTAGAAGGATTTACTGCTTTACCTCCAGAGCCTCAAGATAGAGAAAAGTTTATTCGGAATCTGCTATCTTATACTTCGGATGAGTCACAAATAGAAAGTGTTATTGCAGACATTAACCTTCTCTTTGAGGAACTTAAACAAAAAATTGTAGAAGATCGGAAGCTAATTTACAGTTACGTAAATCGGGAAATCAAAATTAACAGTGTCTTCATTAAAGGGCAGGCTTCTGTCCTATTAGCACCTGCCATTGCTGATACAGGGAGCGCAATTCGTCCTCAGTTTTTAGCGAATCTCATCGATAATCTGGGTTGGGGTGTGAAACCAACCGTTGAAGAGACCCAAAACTTAATTAAGGATAGTGGTTTATTTAATATCATGGGTTTAGTTTGTTTTCAATCTGATAATATTGCTAAAGTAACCTGTGAGTGGTTTACTAATATTCTAAAAAAACCACCCCAAAAATTTGTACAAACTGTAAAGGGTGGACATTTAAAACCATTAGGTATTCAACTAGGCAAGGTTGTAATTAATCTTTTTAATCGACCTTTTATTGAATCAGTGGAAGAACGAAATAGAGGCTTTGAATCTCATGTAATTCAATTAATTGAGGAACTAAAAAAGAATAAATAA
- a CDS encoding pentapeptide repeat-containing protein, which translates to MANREHLALLKAGAVTWIEWREKNPQIEPDLSAANLQGDNFRGANLQGVNLSKVDLGNALLVRANLSGADLSSANLYNALLIEANLSNANFSVANLSGAVLTQADLSHANFIGADLSEANLRGAAIAHANLIGTDLRGANLRDADLGAAKLIRANLSFANLIEANLIAADLCEASLYEAEVLGAYLYKTELYKANLNKVHLSGAYLLQANLSEANLSEADLSWTNLRGANLAGANLRGANLRGADIRGANLNGVNLQEAIMPDASKHH; encoded by the coding sequence ATGGCAAATCGAGAGCATCTAGCTTTACTGAAAGCAGGTGCAGTTACATGGATTGAATGGAGAGAGAAAAATCCTCAGATTGAACCAGACCTCAGCGCCGCAAACCTGCAAGGGGATAACTTCAGAGGCGCGAATCTCCAGGGGGTAAATTTGAGCAAGGTGGATTTGGGTAATGCTTTACTTGTGCGAGCAAATCTCAGTGGTGCTGATTTGAGTAGTGCCAACCTCTACAATGCCTTGCTTATTGAAGCTAACTTAAGTAATGCTAACTTCAGTGTTGCTAACTTGAGTGGTGCTGTACTTACACAGGCAGATTTGAGTCATGCTAATTTCATTGGAGCAGACTTGAGTGAGGCAAATCTTAGAGGAGCTGCGATCGCTCATGCTAATCTAATTGGAACTGACTTAAGAGGCGCTAACTTGAGAGATGCCGATTTAGGTGCAGCGAAGCTAATACGGGCTAATCTCTCTTTTGCTAACCTTATTGAAGCTAACTTGATTGCGGCTGATCTGTGCGAGGCGAGTTTGTATGAGGCAGAAGTATTGGGGGCTTATCTTTATAAAACTGAACTGTACAAAGCCAATCTAAACAAGGTTCACCTCAGTGGTGCTTATCTATTGCAAGCTAACTTAAGTGAAGCTAACTTAAGTGAAGCTGACTTGAGTTGGACTAACCTTAGAGGCGCAAATTTGGCAGGCGCGAATCTCAGAGGTGCTAACCTCAGAGGAGCCGACATTAGAGGAGCTAACCTCAATGGCGTAAATCTTCAAGAGGCAATTATGCCTGACGCTTCAAAGCACCATTAA
- a CDS encoding AAA family ATPase — MMIALPGFQIVTLLKAGVKAVIYRGIRVKDQCPVIIKGLRPEQCTPNNIEQIKHEYAIAQRLNTAAVVKAYALEMHQGIPYLIIEDFQARSLDQLLDQFQQPVSFLKIAIEITSKLAQIHTYHIVHKDIKPQNILINLENNQVKIADFGIATFIPYQQQIISSSSRIEGSLPYLSPEQTGRMNRGIDHRSDLYSLGITFYEMLTSQLPFQGKDPLEWVHCHIAKSPPSPKKLNSDIPQILCDIISKLLSKVAEQRYQSALGLQFDLERCLKQLETTGEIQSFILGEQDISERFQIPQKLYGRELEIGKLLQAFERIISQGKPELVLVSGYAGVGKSSLVKEIHKPIVRERGVFISGKFDQYKRDIPYSTIVQAFQTLVRQILTQPEAQLLTWKKRIQAALGNNGRLITDVIPEVELIVGEQPPIPELGPAESQNRFNLVFQNFISVFAQKEHPLTVFLDDMQWADSATLNLIQTVITGSSIQYLCFILAFRDNEVDVVHPFSLMIEKICQYGARITEIILTPLNLVYVNQLIADTLHSSVEQVEPLAQLIIQKTDGNPFFLNEFLKTLHQENLLSFDRQHGIWQWNLTQIEAQGITDNIVSLMIGRMQKLPAATQQVLKLASCIGNRFDLEVLAIVGEQSIEETANALVDATLRGLIIPIESDETAQKNYRFYHDRVQQAAYSLIADESKSVVHLKIGRLLLKNASPEQVNEQIFDLVNQLNFAVDLIIEQTEKDELLRLNLIAANKAKASTAYTPAKKFFSVAMNLLAENAWIEQYEQTFTLFRELAECEFLTGNLKQAEELFELLFMKAASSVDKSNIYMLQIRLYQVAGRYEEALTLGLEALKLFGVTFPDTNEEVQGAIAIEKNQVLTNLGNRQVSDIINARLIQDPNIKTVISLLTTLGSPTYLGRPDLFPLVVLKAVNYSLKFGNTENSCFAYSMYAMLLVSIFHDIPTGYAFSEMTIQLNEKLHDLKLRGVVLHIHGSHINVWRNHIFTDISFLERGFIGCVEAGDVTMANYNGYQGSWQIIQLGFPLAETYKSLEKYTVFARQSKHETVYQTIKLQQMLLMNLRGLTHHNLTLSNDEFDEASALSIITDAGFVSGIIFYHIIKLIIFFTYGEYTEAFNSALKLSKFPVKTLASLIETDYILYYSLTLTALYPAVSEQEQKQFLQSLEFYQQQLQYWANHCPANFLHKSQLVAAERARIENRDLEAMRLYEQSIASAREQGFVQYEALANELCAKFYVERKFELIAKTYLQESKNAYVRWEASAKVKHLEESYPQLLPQQQFISNGTFFSTGEQLDFLSVVKASQTISSEIVFSRLLKTLMQIVLEQAGAEIGYLLLEYEQNLVIEVEAKFNLQAETLNVYQPVLEGEISQVIPQSMLNYVQRTQEAVILQNATEQNLFSKDEYIIRKQPKSVLCLPIALKSKLIGILYLENNLISSAFTHDKLYVLEILTVQIAISLENARLYQGLENSQEKLNLALKSAQIGVWSWDIANDRFDWDEQIYQLFGLTPETFVGTAEAILARLHPDDRGLLAQSLSRAINQGVEHDLEYRIIRDNNSIRYLACRGKAFFNEAGKATHMSGVVLDITDRKQSEVERIQLIQEQTARQEAEADQQRATFLAQISATLTSSLDYESTLASVAKLAVPYFADWCGVDLLQDNQSINRVAVAHRDPEKVKLGWELYQRYPRKLDAPEGVPKVLRTGLAEMVAEISDAALAEAIPDPEHLRILRELGLKSCIILPLMARERIFGAISFVTAESERRYSTADLSLAEDVAHRAAIAIDNARLYQEAQQAQKTAERALERIARLQSITAALSESLTPAQVSEVIVEQSMAALGANSALVALVNESKTELEIVRAVGYNQELVNTWRHFAIDLPSPLAEAVRTGQPIWAESTKNRIARYPHLAEAYSKYNFEAWISIPLMVEGWAVGGITLGFAQPQQLSGEDQAFLLAIAQQCAQAIARAHLYEAELTARSAAESANRIKDEFLAVLSHELRTPLNPILGWTKLMRTRKLDQATSDRALETIERNAKLQTQLIEDLLDVSRILQGKLNLNFYRINLISVIEAAIETVRLSAQAKSIEIQTIIQPSLGPVLGDANRLQQVFWNILSNAIKFTPTGGQVKIKLEQIDSQVQICVTDTGKGIAPEFLPYVFDYFRQADSATTRKFGGLGLGLAIVRHLVELHGGTVQAQSLGEEQGATFIVKIPCLQDESKGIKDAKDNSLLVEDQSLPLSGLKILVVDDDADMREFLPFMLEQYGATVTVVASAIEALTALSQSQPNLLISDIGMPEMDGYMLMRQVRSLQPEQGGTITAIALTAYASEIDHQQAIAAGFQQHISKPVDPEELVKAIVLLINGALKRQA; from the coding sequence ATGATGATTGCATTACCCGGATTTCAAATTGTCACTTTGTTAAAAGCAGGGGTAAAAGCAGTCATATACCGTGGAATTAGGGTTAAAGATCAGTGTCCGGTAATTATTAAAGGGTTACGTCCAGAACAGTGTACACCCAATAATATTGAACAAATCAAACATGAGTATGCGATCGCACAAAGGTTAAACACCGCAGCCGTAGTTAAAGCTTACGCCTTAGAGATGCATCAGGGAATCCCTTATTTAATTATAGAGGATTTTCAGGCGCGATCGCTCGACCAGTTACTAGATCAATTTCAACAGCCTGTCTCGTTTCTGAAAATTGCCATTGAAATCACTAGTAAACTTGCACAAATTCACACTTATCATATTGTCCACAAGGATATTAAGCCGCAAAATATCTTAATTAATCTCGAAAATAATCAGGTTAAAATTGCCGATTTTGGAATTGCTACCTTCATTCCATATCAGCAGCAAATAATTAGCAGTTCCAGTCGAATTGAAGGTAGTCTACCATATCTATCACCTGAGCAAACCGGGCGAATGAATCGAGGAATTGATCATCGCAGCGATTTATATTCTCTAGGAATCACCTTTTATGAAATGCTTACAAGCCAGCTACCATTTCAAGGCAAAGATCCCTTAGAGTGGGTGCATTGTCATATTGCCAAATCTCCACCATCTCCAAAAAAGTTAAATTCTGATATTCCCCAAATCCTCTGTGATATTATTAGCAAATTGCTGTCGAAGGTTGCAGAACAGAGGTATCAGAGTGCTTTAGGTTTGCAATTCGATCTGGAACGGTGCTTAAAACAGTTGGAGACAACGGGAGAAATTCAATCTTTTATTTTGGGTGAGCAAGATATCTCAGAGCGTTTTCAAATTCCTCAAAAATTGTATGGGCGAGAACTAGAGATTGGCAAGCTTTTACAAGCATTTGAGCGAATTATTAGCCAAGGAAAACCAGAACTCGTTTTAGTTTCTGGCTATGCTGGGGTTGGTAAATCTTCTTTAGTAAAAGAGATTCACAAGCCTATTGTGCGAGAACGCGGAGTTTTCATCTCTGGTAAGTTTGATCAATACAAACGAGATATTCCTTACTCCACTATTGTTCAAGCTTTTCAAACACTTGTTAGACAAATTTTAACGCAGCCCGAAGCTCAACTTCTCACTTGGAAGAAGCGAATACAAGCAGCGTTAGGGAACAATGGTAGACTAATCACAGATGTAATTCCAGAAGTTGAATTAATCGTTGGAGAACAGCCTCCTATACCAGAGTTGGGGCCTGCCGAATCTCAAAATCGATTCAATTTGGTATTTCAGAATTTTATCAGCGTCTTTGCTCAAAAAGAGCATCCGCTTACTGTTTTTTTAGATGATATGCAGTGGGCAGACAGCGCAACTTTAAATTTAATTCAAACCGTTATTACTGGGTCTAGTATCCAATATCTTTGCTTCATTTTGGCTTTTCGAGATAACGAAGTAGATGTTGTACATCCCTTTAGTTTAATGATAGAGAAAATTTGCCAGTATGGAGCCAGAATAACTGAAATTATCCTTACGCCCTTGAATCTTGTTTATGTAAATCAGTTGATTGCTGATACCTTGCATAGTTCAGTAGAACAAGTAGAACCTCTTGCTCAATTGATTATCCAAAAAACTGATGGTAATCCTTTTTTTCTCAATGAGTTTCTGAAAACACTGCATCAAGAAAATCTGCTGAGTTTTGACCGCCAGCATGGTATTTGGCAATGGAATTTAACTCAGATTGAAGCCCAAGGTATTACAGATAATATTGTTAGTTTGATGATTGGGCGGATGCAAAAACTGCCAGCCGCAACTCAACAGGTACTTAAGTTAGCCTCTTGTATTGGTAATCGTTTTGATTTAGAAGTTTTAGCGATCGTTGGTGAACAATCTATTGAAGAAACAGCGAATGCACTTGTTGATGCAACTTTAAGAGGATTAATTATCCCCATAGAGTCAGATGAAACTGCCCAGAAAAACTATCGTTTCTATCATGACCGAGTTCAACAAGCTGCATACTCGTTAATTGCTGATGAATCAAAGTCGGTAGTTCACTTGAAAATTGGACGGCTTTTGCTAAAAAATGCTAGTCCTGAACAAGTAAACGAGCAAATATTTGATTTAGTTAATCAACTCAATTTTGCTGTGGATCTAATTATTGAACAGACAGAAAAAGATGAATTGCTACGGTTAAATTTAATTGCTGCGAATAAAGCAAAAGCCTCTACAGCCTACACTCCTGCTAAAAAGTTTTTTAGCGTTGCCATGAATCTTTTAGCTGAAAATGCCTGGATTGAACAATATGAACAAACATTTACGCTATTCAGAGAGCTAGCTGAGTGTGAATTCCTAACAGGAAATTTAAAACAAGCGGAAGAATTATTTGAATTACTATTCATGAAAGCAGCATCTTCTGTAGATAAATCTAATATTTATATGCTGCAAATCAGACTCTATCAAGTTGCAGGAAGATATGAAGAGGCGCTGACATTGGGATTAGAAGCTTTAAAACTTTTTGGGGTGACATTCCCTGATACAAATGAGGAAGTGCAAGGTGCGATCGCAATTGAAAAAAACCAGGTATTAACCAATTTAGGTAACAGGCAAGTCTCTGATATAATTAATGCTAGATTAATCCAAGATCCAAATATTAAAACAGTGATTAGTCTTTTGACAACTTTGGGATCACCAACTTATCTTGGTAGACCTGATCTCTTTCCCTTAGTTGTACTTAAAGCAGTTAACTACTCACTCAAGTTTGGTAATACAGAAAATTCCTGTTTTGCCTACAGCATGTATGCCATGTTGTTGGTTTCCATCTTCCATGATATTCCTACAGGTTACGCATTTTCTGAAATGACAATTCAATTAAATGAAAAGTTGCATGACTTGAAACTTAGAGGAGTTGTTCTGCACATTCATGGAAGTCATATTAACGTTTGGCGTAACCATATTTTTACCGATATTTCATTTTTAGAACGCGGATTTATCGGCTGTGTGGAAGCTGGTGATGTGACGATGGCGAACTATAACGGTTATCAAGGCTCCTGGCAAATTATCCAGTTAGGTTTTCCACTTGCAGAAACATACAAATCTCTAGAAAAATATACTGTATTCGCCCGCCAATCTAAACATGAGACTGTCTATCAAACAATCAAACTACAGCAGATGCTACTGATGAATCTGCGCGGACTAACTCACCATAATCTGACTCTTAGTAATGATGAATTTGATGAAGCATCAGCTTTGTCTATTATTACCGATGCAGGTTTTGTCAGTGGGATTATTTTTTATCATATTATTAAATTAATTATATTTTTTACTTATGGAGAATATACAGAGGCATTTAATTCTGCCTTAAAATTGTCTAAATTTCCAGTTAAAACACTAGCATCACTAATTGAAACAGATTACATTTTATATTACTCACTAACTCTCACGGCTCTTTATCCAGCAGTATCTGAGCAAGAACAAAAACAGTTCTTACAATCCCTGGAATTCTATCAGCAGCAATTGCAATACTGGGCTAATCATTGCCCTGCAAACTTCTTGCACAAATCTCAATTAGTAGCTGCCGAAAGAGCTAGAATTGAAAATAGAGACTTGGAAGCAATGCGTTTGTATGAGCAATCAATTGCTTCAGCCCGTGAGCAGGGATTTGTGCAATATGAAGCTTTGGCTAATGAGTTATGCGCTAAATTTTATGTAGAACGGAAGTTTGAATTAATTGCCAAAACCTACTTGCAAGAATCTAAAAATGCTTATGTACGCTGGGAGGCATCTGCTAAAGTTAAACACCTTGAAGAATCCTATCCTCAGCTATTGCCACAACAACAGTTTATCTCTAACGGCACGTTTTTCAGCACAGGTGAACAGCTAGATTTTTTATCAGTCGTTAAAGCGTCCCAAACTATATCTAGTGAAATTGTGTTTTCGCGGTTGTTGAAGACCTTAATGCAGATTGTTCTTGAGCAAGCAGGAGCAGAAATTGGTTATTTATTGCTTGAATATGAGCAAAATTTGGTTATCGAAGTAGAAGCTAAATTTAATCTTCAAGCAGAAACGCTCAATGTTTATCAACCTGTATTAGAAGGTGAAATTTCACAGGTTATTCCGCAATCAATGCTAAATTATGTTCAGCGAACTCAAGAAGCAGTGATTTTGCAAAATGCCACTGAGCAAAATCTGTTTTCTAAAGATGAGTATATAATCCGAAAGCAACCTAAATCTGTACTTTGTTTACCGATCGCGCTTAAGTCAAAATTAATTGGTATTTTATATTTAGAAAACAATCTTATTTCTAGCGCCTTTACACATGACAAGCTTTACGTACTAGAAATATTGACAGTGCAAATTGCTATTTCTCTAGAAAATGCTCGTCTTTATCAAGGTCTAGAAAATAGTCAAGAAAAACTCAATTTAGCGTTGAAATCTGCCCAAATCGGTGTTTGGAGTTGGGATATTGCCAACGATCGCTTTGACTGGGATGAGCAGATTTATCAACTATTTGGGTTAACACCTGAAACCTTTGTTGGCACTGCTGAAGCAATTTTAGCTCGTCTGCATCCAGATGATCGGGGATTACTGGCTCAATCGTTGAGCCGAGCGATTAACCAAGGTGTAGAGCATGATTTAGAATACCGAATTATTCGAGATAATAACAGTATTCGCTACCTAGCCTGCCGAGGAAAAGCCTTTTTCAACGAAGCAGGTAAAGCAACACACATGAGTGGTGTTGTGCTTGATATCACAGATCGCAAACAATCTGAAGTTGAACGTATCCAACTGATTCAAGAGCAAACCGCGCGACAGGAAGCAGAAGCCGATCAGCAACGGGCAACATTCTTAGCTCAAATCAGTGCAACCCTTACCTCTTCCCTTGATTACGAAAGCACATTAGCAAGTGTGGCAAAGCTGGCTGTGCCTTACTTCGCTGATTGGTGCGGCGTCGATCTGCTGCAAGACAACCAATCAATTAATCGGGTAGCAGTTGCTCACCGAGATCCAGAGAAAGTGAAACTTGGTTGGGAACTTTATCAGCGTTATCCTCGAAAGTTAGATGCACCTGAAGGTGTGCCTAAAGTGCTGCGTACTGGACTTGCAGAAATGGTAGCTGAAATTTCAGATGCAGCTCTAGCAGAAGCTATCCCAGATCCAGAACATCTGCGGATTCTGCGTGAACTTGGCTTAAAATCATGTATTATTTTGCCCTTGATGGCCCGCGAAAGAATTTTTGGGGCAATTTCCTTTGTAACTGCTGAATCAGAACGTCGTTACAGCACAGCTGACTTGTCACTAGCAGAAGATGTTGCCCATCGAGCTGCGATCGCCATTGATAATGCCCGCCTTTACCAAGAAGCGCAGCAAGCACAAAAAACAGCAGAACGAGCATTAGAGCGCATTGCCCGTCTTCAATCGATCACGGCTGCTCTTTCAGAATCGCTGACACCAGCCCAAGTATCTGAAGTCATTGTAGAGCAAAGTATGGCTGCCTTGGGAGCCAATTCTGCCCTCGTCGCCTTGGTGAATGAAAGTAAAACTGAACTAGAAATTGTGCGTGCGGTTGGCTATAACCAAGAGTTGGTAAACACTTGGCGGCATTTTGCTATTGATTTACCCTCTCCCTTAGCAGAAGCTGTGCGGACTGGGCAACCTATTTGGGCTGAATCAACAAAAAATCGGATCGCTCGTTACCCTCATTTAGCTGAAGCTTACTCCAAATATAATTTTGAAGCCTGGATTTCTATTCCATTGATGGTAGAAGGTTGGGCAGTTGGCGGTATAACTTTAGGATTTGCCCAGCCTCAACAACTGAGTGGAGAAGATCAAGCGTTTCTTTTGGCGATTGCTCAACAATGTGCCCAAGCGATCGCTCGCGCCCATCTTTACGAAGCCGAACTAACGGCGCGAAGTGCTGCTGAATCAGCAAACCGCATCAAAGATGAATTTCTCGCTGTGCTATCCCATGAATTGAGAACACCGCTTAACCCAATTTTGGGTTGGACAAAACTGATGCGAACCCGCAAACTTGATCAAGCAACAAGCGATCGCGCCCTCGAAACCATTGAGCGCAACGCCAAGTTACAAACCCAATTGATTGAAGATTTGCTTGATGTCTCTCGCATCCTTCAAGGTAAACTTAACCTCAACTTCTACCGCATTAATTTGATATCAGTTATTGAAGCTGCGATCGAGACAGTGCGTTTATCAGCACAGGCTAAGTCCATCGAGATTCAGACAATTATTCAGCCTAGTCTAGGGCCAGTTTTAGGCGATGCCAATCGATTGCAACAAGTTTTTTGGAATATCCTTTCTAATGCCATTAAGTTTACTCCTACTGGGGGACAAGTAAAAATTAAATTAGAGCAAATTGACTCACAGGTACAAATCTGCGTCACTGACACAGGGAAGGGGATTGCGCCTGAGTTCTTACCTTATGTCTTTGATTATTTCCGTCAAGCAGATAGTGCCACAACTCGAAAATTTGGCGGTTTAGGTTTAGGATTAGCGATCGTCCGGCATCTTGTAGAACTTCATGGGGGAACTGTTCAAGCCCAAAGCTTGGGCGAAGAACAAGGAGCAACTTTCATTGTCAAAATTCCATGCTTACAGGATGAAAGTAAAGGAATCAAGGATGCAAAAGATAACTCTTTACTTGTGGAAGATCAGTCCTTACCCTTGTCTGGCTTAAAGATTCTCGTGGTGGATGATGACGCAGATATGCGAGAGTTTTTGCCTTTCATGCTGGAGCAATATGGTGCAACTGTGACTGTTGTAGCCTCAGCCATTGAAGCTTTAACTGCACTGAGTCAATCCCAGCCAAATTTGCTCATTAGCGATATCGGGATGCCAGAAATGGATGGTTACATGCTGATGCGACAGGTGAGGAGTTTGCAACCAGAGCAAGGTGGGACAATTACAGCGATCGCTTTAACTGCCTACGCTAGTGAGATAGATCATCAGCAAGCGATCGCTGCTGGATTTCAACAGCATATTTCCAAGCCTGTAGATCCAGAAGAATTGGTGAAGGCGATCGTATTATTAATTAATGGTGCTTTGAAGCGTCAGGCATAA